One window from the genome of Clostridia bacterium encodes:
- the rpmG gene encoding 50S ribosomal protein L33, giving the protein MRVKITLACTECKQRNYDTIKNKKNDPDRLEMNKYCRFCRKHTLHRETK; this is encoded by the coding sequence ATGAGAGTCAAAATCACTCTTGCCTGCACCGAGTGCAAGCAGCGCAACTACGACACCATCAAGAACAAGAAGAACGATCCCGACAGACTTGAAATGAACAAGTACTGCCGCTTCTGCCGCAAGCACACCTTGCACAGAGAAACGAAGTAA
- the secE gene encoding preprotein translocase subunit SecE, whose translation MAETKKKGRVKRYFRELVSEFKKLEWPTKSKVLNNTIVVLVMMLFVTAFVWVLDLGFSKFLEFILGLAK comes from the coding sequence ATGGCTGAAACCAAAAAAAAGGGCAGAGTCAAGCGCTACTTCAGAGAGCTCGTCTCTGAGTTCAAAAAGCTCGAATGGCCGACCAAGAGCAAGGTCCTGAACAACACCATCGTCGTTCTGGTTATGATGCTCTTCGTAACGGCTTTCGTTTGGGTGCTGGATCTGGGATTCTCCAAGTTCCTGGAGTTCATTCTCGGTCTGGCGAAGTAA
- a CDS encoding aquaporin — MTTFKKMLAEFIGTCVLVVFGCGIAIVSGADLVATALAFGLVIVAMAYSVGNVSGCHINPAVSFGMLVAGKMKLVEFFEYVCAQFLGAIAGAGILCAFFGCESGLGANACQPGVEIWQGLVIEVILTFVFVFAILGVTSKKEFGSAAGIVIGLTLTLVHLLGIGLTGTSVNPARSFGPALLAGGDALSQVWIFILAPLVGACLAALVFRCLSGKEKEA; from the coding sequence ATGACAACCTTCAAGAAAATGCTGGCTGAATTCATCGGCACCTGCGTGCTCGTCGTATTCGGCTGCGGCATCGCCATCGTTTCCGGCGCCGACCTCGTAGCGACCGCGCTCGCCTTCGGCCTCGTGATCGTCGCTATGGCGTACTCTGTCGGTAACGTCAGCGGATGCCACATCAACCCCGCCGTGTCCTTCGGTATGCTCGTCGCGGGCAAGATGAAACTCGTTGAGTTCTTCGAGTACGTCTGCGCCCAGTTCCTCGGCGCTATCGCCGGCGCGGGCATCCTCTGCGCCTTCTTCGGCTGCGAGAGCGGCCTCGGCGCGAACGCGTGCCAGCCGGGCGTTGAGATCTGGCAGGGACTCGTTATCGAAGTCATCCTGACCTTCGTCTTCGTCTTCGCTATCCTCGGCGTGACCTCCAAGAAGGAGTTCGGCTCCGCCGCCGGTATCGTTATCGGTCTGACGCTGACGCTGGTCCATCTGCTCGGCATCGGACTGACCGGCACGTCCGTCAACCCCGCGCGTTCCTTCGGACCCGCGCTGCTTGCGGGCGGCGACGCTCTGAGCCAGGTCTGGATCTTCATCCTCGCTCCGCTGGTGGGCGCGTGCCTCGCGGCTCTCGTTTTCCGCTGCCTCTCCGGCAAGGAAAAGGAAGCGTAA